One genomic segment of Paenibacillus durus includes these proteins:
- a CDS encoding ABC transporter substrate-binding protein codes for MKKYAWTRIFIMILASLALIVAGCSNKTVEEHKTEDTSITLKVFWWGSEDRQKRTEAVIKLFEEQHPEIKIEGSTVPLSGYWDQLAMKAADQDFPDVLQMDYSMIADYSMRKLLEPLDAFVKKGTINLSDVDSVYADPGKINNALYGISLGVNAPALIYDPKVFQQTGIKGPGQEITYDQLIEIGKQLKAELGEDFYPLDAETLDFSYYIRQKGATLFSTDGKALGYENDQDLTDFFTLQKTLVNEGIMGFSGTKEEKDSLIVKGDSAFSPITSNRIILYNQLKGSTIRMMPMPTLQGGEEGNYLKPSQFFSISSYSKHKEAAAEFIDFFTNDTAANEILQGERGVPIAGKIRKLLSEQANESGKEQYNYIEYVSNHNKPIDPPPPRGASKVNNLLLRLGKQVNDGLKTPEAASQQFRKEATATLAEMNS; via the coding sequence GTGAAGAAGTATGCATGGACACGCATCTTCATAATGATTTTGGCTAGCCTGGCTTTAATTGTCGCAGGATGTTCCAACAAAACCGTTGAAGAACACAAGACGGAGGATACCAGCATCACACTGAAAGTCTTCTGGTGGGGGTCGGAAGATCGGCAGAAAAGAACAGAAGCGGTCATCAAGCTGTTCGAAGAGCAGCATCCCGAAATTAAAATCGAAGGCTCCACCGTACCGTTATCGGGGTATTGGGATCAATTGGCCATGAAAGCGGCAGACCAGGATTTTCCTGACGTGCTTCAGATGGACTACAGTATGATTGCCGATTATTCCATGCGCAAGCTGCTTGAACCACTGGATGCTTTTGTGAAGAAGGGTACGATCAATTTGAGCGATGTGGACAGCGTGTACGCCGATCCAGGCAAAATCAACAATGCGCTGTACGGTATTTCACTCGGCGTTAACGCACCTGCATTGATTTATGATCCCAAGGTATTCCAGCAGACGGGCATCAAAGGACCCGGGCAGGAAATCACCTATGATCAATTGATTGAGATAGGCAAACAGCTCAAAGCCGAGCTTGGCGAAGATTTCTATCCGCTGGATGCGGAGACGCTGGACTTCAGCTATTACATCCGGCAAAAAGGAGCGACGCTGTTCAGCACCGACGGCAAAGCGCTGGGATATGAGAACGACCAGGATCTGACTGATTTTTTCACACTGCAAAAGACACTGGTGAACGAAGGCATAATGGGTTTTTCCGGTACTAAGGAAGAGAAGGATTCGTTGATCGTTAAAGGCGATTCCGCTTTTAGCCCGATTACGAGCAACCGGATCATTCTTTATAACCAGCTTAAGGGAAGCACGATCCGCATGATGCCAATGCCGACCCTGCAAGGCGGAGAGGAAGGGAATTATCTGAAACCGTCGCAATTCTTCTCCATTTCGTCCTACAGCAAGCATAAGGAAGCCGCTGCCGAGTTCATCGATTTCTTCACCAATGACACTGCGGCAAACGAAATTCTGCAAGGAGAGCGTGGGGTGCCGATTGCCGGAAAAATTCGGAAGCTGTTATCGGAACAAGCGAACGAAAGCGGTAAAGAGCAGTACAACTATATCGAGTACGTCTCGAACCACAACAAGCCGATTGATCCTCCGCCTCCGCGCGGAGCCAGCAAGGTAAACAACCTGCTGCTTCGCCTCGGCAAACAAGTCAACGATGGACTGAAGACGCCGGAGGCAGCCTCGCAGCAGTTCCGCAAAGAGGCAACGGCAACGCTTGCAGAAATGAATTCCTAA
- a CDS encoding class I SAM-dependent methyltransferase, whose product MSFNWINAEEFSFNSFLLMDRWIVRMICNKYVGWDEFCDNLGIALAYNPSVAWYFAHKSPESKPSIEQMIAKAPKNLTPHEIRKAEVFVIHAMETSVVYVYPGIMNQNCDYIYDWDKQLLFELADFTDKVVLDLGSGTGRLAFAAAEKAKRVYASEPTDMLREYMRDKIKRENINNVVVVDGTIEQIPYEDNSFDIVMSGHVVGDNYDLEIAELSRVVKNGGYIIDCIGEDNRKREADEELIKRGFEPFYHVSKSGGDIYRYRKLVSN is encoded by the coding sequence ATGTCATTTAACTGGATCAACGCAGAGGAGTTTTCTTTTAACAGCTTTTTATTAATGGACAGATGGATTGTTCGAATGATATGCAACAAGTATGTTGGATGGGATGAGTTTTGCGATAACTTGGGCATAGCTTTAGCATATAACCCCTCAGTAGCGTGGTACTTTGCTCATAAAAGTCCTGAAAGCAAGCCTTCGATTGAACAAATGATTGCAAAGGCGCCCAAAAATCTTACACCTCATGAAATTCGAAAAGCAGAGGTATTTGTAATTCACGCAATGGAAACTTCGGTCGTTTATGTTTATCCCGGCATTATGAACCAAAATTGCGATTATATTTACGACTGGGACAAACAGTTACTATTTGAACTTGCAGATTTTACGGACAAGGTAGTTCTCGATCTGGGAAGCGGTACAGGAAGGCTTGCTTTTGCCGCAGCAGAAAAGGCGAAGCGTGTTTATGCAAGCGAACCTACCGATATGCTGAGGGAGTACATGCGGGATAAAATCAAACGTGAGAATATTAATAATGTTGTAGTCGTAGATGGCACGATCGAGCAAATCCCTTATGAGGATAATTCCTTCGATATTGTTATGTCGGGGCATGTAGTGGGCGACAATTATGACCTTGAGATTGCTGAACTGTCAAGAGTTGTTAAGAACGGTGGTTACATTATTGATTGCATCGGGGAAGATAATAGGAAAAGAGAAGCCGATGAAGAATTAATAAAAAGAGGCTTTGAGCCGTTTTATCATGTTAGTAAATCTGGCGGCGATATATATAGGTACCGTAAGCTGGTTAGTAATTGA
- a CDS encoding RNA polymerase sigma factor, which translates to MSLWARFVCEQEAEDAVQDILVKAFEKINMYKPTVSFSSWLYKMAYHHCLNLIHRKKLQQKFKVGLFTPNMTTDSAAQVIERQLFSEPLSRALDKLTAEERTLLVLRIFEEKSFDEIGEIMNKSQEAVKKKYGRTKTKLKKIMDHMKEEEKCVSYNTLFKTKA; encoded by the coding sequence GTGTCCCTTTGGGCTCGCTTCGTTTGTGAACAAGAGGCGGAAGACGCCGTTCAGGACATTCTGGTCAAGGCATTTGAGAAAATCAACATGTACAAGCCGACTGTCAGTTTCTCCTCTTGGCTGTATAAAATGGCTTATCATCACTGCCTGAACTTGATCCACCGAAAGAAATTGCAACAAAAATTTAAGGTCGGTCTGTTCACCCCAAACATGACCACTGACAGCGCTGCACAGGTTATAGAGCGTCAACTTTTCAGTGAACCGCTCAGCCGGGCGCTGGACAAACTGACAGCGGAGGAGCGGACCCTGCTGGTGCTGCGAATTTTTGAGGAAAAGTCTTTTGATGAGATCGGTGAAATAATGAACAAAAGCCAGGAAGCAGTCAAGAAAAAATACGGCAGAACGAAAACAAAGCTCAAAAAAATAATGGACCATATGAAGGAGGAAGAAAAATGCGTGAGTTACAACACACTCTTCAAGACAAAAGCCTGA
- a CDS encoding DUF4367 domain-containing protein: protein MNNPSHLPDGYHFDYGYVSPAYGIIFPGPLKNAEYRTLADELIRKSESAPASEKLFMKKLNWKKADFTLARYAKGKDYVNIAVRTVNPDSKLTTVIQNDQSTAEKLTIKGTEVFYINSSETNQSTNARKNWLGWKDDNNHLLYEIYDNQDSQLSKQDLVKIAEDVLTSH from the coding sequence TTGAATAATCCTTCTCATCTGCCGGATGGCTACCACTTTGATTACGGATATGTATCTCCTGCTTATGGCATCATTTTCCCTGGACCTCTGAAAAATGCGGAGTACCGTACTTTAGCGGATGAACTCATCCGGAAATCCGAATCCGCTCCAGCAAGTGAAAAGCTGTTTATGAAGAAGCTGAACTGGAAGAAGGCGGACTTCACTTTAGCCCGATATGCAAAAGGGAAGGACTATGTGAATATTGCCGTCAGAACAGTCAACCCGGATTCCAAGCTGACGACTGTCATCCAGAATGATCAAAGTACGGCTGAAAAGCTGACGATTAAGGGAACCGAAGTATTTTACATCAACTCGAGTGAGACCAACCAGTCCACAAATGCACGCAAAAACTGGCTTGGATGGAAAGATGACAACAATCATTTACTCTACGAAATTTATGATAACCAGGATAGTCAGCTGTCCAAGCAGGACCTGGTAAAAATTGCTGAGGATGTACTCACATCCCATTGA
- a CDS encoding GntR family transcriptional regulator: MWIPIQIDEKSAEPLYHQIETQLRSLIISGNLIEGTLLPSIREFAGDLKCSVITVRRVYQDLEGEGLLRTKQGTGTFVSHVGDGAREEYRRATVRKALEAAVDAGRSVQFGEAELSALFREIVKLKYGEEDVKGE, from the coding sequence GTGTGGATACCGATTCAAATTGATGAAAAAAGCGCGGAGCCGCTGTACCACCAGATTGAAACGCAGCTCAGGTCACTGATTATCAGCGGCAATCTCATAGAAGGAACGCTGCTGCCTTCCATCCGGGAATTCGCCGGGGATTTGAAATGCAGCGTGATTACGGTTCGCCGGGTGTATCAGGACCTGGAGGGAGAAGGGCTGCTGCGGACGAAGCAGGGAACGGGAACCTTTGTCTCCCATGTCGGAGACGGGGCGAGGGAAGAATACAGGCGGGCGACGGTCCGCAAGGCGCTGGAAGCGGCGGTGGATGCCGGGCGCTCGGTACAGTTCGGCGAGGCGGAACTGAGTGCGCTTTTTCGGGAGATTGTGAAGCTTAAATACGGAGAAGAGGACGTAAAGGGGGAGTAA